AAACGCAAGCCCGGCGCCGCGAAGGCCAAGCTCAAGAAACAATGGCAGGCGCACTGGAAGGAAATCTCCAAAAAGTTCGACGAGGCGAAGCGCGAGGGCAGCCGGCTCTTTTCCTTGAGCAAACGCCAATACGAAAAGTCCCTGCGCGACCTGGAACGACAGCGAAAAAAGCTGCAGGGCGACCTGCGCCGCCTGGCCGGCCGCAGCGACCTGGCCTGGAGCGATGTCAAGAAGGGCTTCAAGGCCGCGGCGAAAGACGTCGATCGCGCGGTCAAAAAGGCCGTCTCGGACTTCAAAAGGCTGAGTTAACCCCGAGGCACTTCATGTCCTATTATTTCGCAACCCAATTACGGGTCGGCATGGAAGAAGCCGAGCGCCGCCTGACCGAGCAATTGCAGGCGGAGGGCTTCGGGATCCTGACCTCGATCGATGTCCAAGCCACCTTGAAAAAGAAGCTGAACGCCGATTTCCGCCCCTACAAGATCCTCGGGGCCTGCAATCCGCCCCTCGCCTACGAGG
The sequence above is drawn from the Deltaproteobacteria bacterium PRO3 genome and encodes:
- a CDS encoding DUF302 domain-containing protein, with the protein product MSYYFATQLRVGMEEAERRLTEQLQAEGFGILTSIDVQATLKKKLNADFRPYKILGACNPPLAYEALQAEDKIGTMLPCNIILQEIEPGLVEVAAVDPVASMRAVENPGLEALAQRVRDKLRKVVASLS